A window of the Tripterygium wilfordii isolate XIE 37 chromosome 12, ASM1340144v1, whole genome shotgun sequence genome harbors these coding sequences:
- the LOC120011490 gene encoding RHOMBOID-like protein 8: MEKPPKLHAEIEIKSPPPPPFPLDFPDNADDQKTPFFKSRSRRRRSDTWAISVFVILHIGAFLATMIVNDCWRNSHGDCALESLGRFSFQPLTENPFLGPSASALDKMGALQQSFLAGHQDWRLLTCPCLHAGAFHIIINLSSVIFLGSYLEQEFGPLRTGIIYVLSAFFGSLIAALFVRNSPVVCSSGALFGLVGATLSALIRNWKFYTAKYVALAILCALSAINFGIGLLPYVDNFANIGGFLSGVLLGFVLLFNPQIREVALNKGGFYDYGVKSSTKLKEKLDRPVMRSVSLLLFTLVVAGTLVAVLQGLNVNHYCRWCRYIDCIPSARWSCNSMTTSCETMVSDAQLTLTCTRNGNFRIFPFTNISEARTRDICTMICS; encoded by the exons ATGGAGAAACCACCGAAGCTTCACGCAGAGATCGAAATCAAATCACCTCCACCGCCGCCATTCCCTCTCGATTTCCCTGACAATGCAGACGACCAGAAGACTCCCTTCTTCAAGTCGCGATCCAGGCGAAGGAGAAGCGACACCTGGGCCATTTCCGTCTTCGTAATCCTCCACATTGGCGCCTTCTTGGCTACCATGATCGTCAACGACTGCTGGAGAAATTCCCATGGAGATTGTGCCCTCGAATCGCTCGGCAGGTTCTCCTTCCAGCCCCTCACTGAGAACCCCTTTCTTGGCCCCTCCGCTTCTGC GCTGGATAAAATGGGGGCTCTTCAACAGTCATTTTTGGCAGGTCACCAAGATTGGCGTCTTCTCACATGTCCATGCTTGCATGCCGGGGCATTCCACATAATCATCAATCTGAGCAGCGTCATCTTTCTTGGAAGTTACCTAGAGCAAGAGTTTGGCCCAT TGAGGACTGGTATAATCTATGTACTCTCTGCTTTCTTCGGTAGTTTGATTGCTGCACTTTTTGTTCGAAATAGTCCAGTGGTTTGTTCTTCTGGTGCCCTTTTTGGATTAGTTGGAGCTACACTTTCTGCCCTTATTCGGAATTGGAAATTTTACACTGCTAAG TATGTTGCCCTGGCGATACTTTGTGCTCTCTCTGCAATCAATTTTGGCATTGGTTTGTTGCCCTATGTGGACAATTTTGCAAATATAGGAGGTTTTTTATCCGGAGTTCTATTAGGATTTGTGCTTTTGTTCAACCCTCAGATTAGGGAAGTGGCTCTAAACAAAGGTGGCTTTTATGATTACGGTGTTAAAAGCTCCACGAAGTTAAAGGAAAAACTGGATAGGCCTGTGATGAGGAgtgtctctcttcttctctttacGCTTGT AGTAGCTGGAACTCTTGTGGCAGTATTGCAAGGTCTGAATGTCAACCACTATTGCAGGTGGTGTCGCTACATTGATTGCATTCCTTCTGCAAGGTGGAGCTGTAACAGTATGACAACTTCGTGCGAG ACTATGGTCAGTGATGCACAGTTAACTTTGACATGTACACGTAATGGCAACTTCAGGATTTTTCCTTTTACCAACATTTCAGAAGCAAGAACAAGGGACATTTGCACCATGATATGCTCATAG